One window of bacterium genomic DNA carries:
- a CDS encoding T9SS type A sorting domain-containing protein gives MRRTLLIVSCLLGLCGTLAAHAQNVEYVSSALWAGVFDVEVVGNYAYGAFMNGLGILDVSNPAAPALVSQLYCQGTGRGIDVVGNYAYLADGIGLKIISVSNPSNPILIGSCDTPGAACEVFVSGNYAYIADDWAGLQVVNISNPNNPTIAGSYETFGFTSDVFVSGDYAYVANYYSMYILNVSNPAIPVFVGSYDTQSDINGVFVIEDRAYVAYGQSGLAIFDVANPQNPTLMGGCETQNQAVSIFVAPPYAYVADYDAGLQIVNVNNPQHPTLVGSCDTPYLATGVFVSGSCAYVADYGASLQIVNVNNPQSPVLVGSYMGGARDVFAANGYAYVAAGYTGGLQILNVSNPQNPILVGSCSIPGSATSIFVSGDYGYIAGYYSGLQIVNIANPQSPALAGGYNTDGSAQGVFVRDGYAYVADGSSGLQIVNVSNPANPTRAGHYNVQGYAVGVFVAGNYAYVAAGYEGGLQIVDVSNPSRPQFTGSYGTQGSADGVFVENNYAYVAAGYALLIINVTNPQNPVLAGSCEMPGSAWDVLVSGNYAYVADHDGGLRVINITNPVAPFEVGFYDTPGLAVGVAAAGNYAYVADGSSLMILSFNPQNADEPASVLPRAFHLAQNYPNPFNATTTLTYTLDKTGPAELSIFNSLGQRAVVLFSGVQELGEHRMAWDASDFPSGIYFARLSAGGNSRTVKMVLSK, from the coding sequence ATGAGACGGACACTTCTGATTGTTTCATGCCTACTTGGATTATGCGGCACTCTCGCGGCACACGCTCAGAACGTGGAATACGTCAGTTCTGCCCTGTGGGCAGGCGTCTTTGACGTTGAGGTAGTGGGCAACTATGCCTATGGCGCCTTCATGAATGGTCTCGGGATTCTGGACGTTTCCAACCCGGCCGCTCCGGCCTTGGTCAGCCAGCTTTACTGCCAGGGAACTGGCAGAGGGATTGATGTGGTGGGAAACTATGCGTATCTGGCCGACGGAATCGGCCTCAAGATCATCAGCGTGAGCAATCCTTCCAATCCCATTTTGATCGGAAGTTGCGACACGCCCGGCGCAGCTTGTGAGGTTTTCGTCTCAGGGAACTATGCTTATATAGCCGACGATTGGGCCGGACTTCAGGTTGTGAACATTTCGAATCCCAATAATCCAACAATTGCCGGAAGCTACGAGACGTTCGGCTTCACGTCTGATGTCTTCGTCTCAGGAGACTATGCCTACGTAGCGAACTACTATTCAATGTACATTCTGAACGTGAGCAATCCTGCCATCCCCGTATTCGTCGGAAGCTATGACACACAGAGCGATATCAACGGTGTTTTCGTAATCGAAGATCGTGCCTACGTGGCATACGGTCAATCCGGTCTAGCGATTTTTGATGTCGCCAATCCACAAAATCCCACGCTCATGGGAGGCTGCGAAACGCAAAATCAAGCGGTGAGCATTTTCGTAGCCCCTCCCTATGCCTATGTGGCTGACTACGATGCCGGACTGCAAATCGTAAATGTGAATAACCCGCAGCATCCCACGCTGGTTGGAAGTTGTGATACGCCCTACTTGGCAACGGGTGTTTTCGTATCGGGTTCCTGTGCTTACGTGGCTGACTATGGCGCCAGTCTGCAGATCGTGAATGTGAACAATCCGCAGAGCCCTGTCCTTGTCGGAAGCTACATGGGTGGTGCGCGGGATGTTTTCGCGGCGAATGGTTACGCCTATGTTGCTGCCGGTTATACCGGTGGTCTTCAGATCCTGAACGTGAGCAATCCCCAGAATCCCATCCTTGTTGGAAGTTGCAGCATACCCGGCAGTGCGACGTCCATCTTCGTGTCGGGCGACTATGGGTACATCGCAGGCTACTATTCCGGTTTGCAAATCGTGAATATTGCGAATCCACAGAGTCCCGCCTTGGCAGGGGGCTACAACACGGACGGCTCTGCTCAGGGTGTCTTTGTAAGAGACGGCTATGCCTATGTAGCGGACGGGTCCTCCGGTCTGCAAATTGTCAATGTGAGCAATCCGGCTAATCCAACTCGGGCGGGACATTATAATGTTCAGGGCTATGCCGTGGGCGTTTTCGTGGCCGGGAACTACGCCTATGTTGCCGCCGGCTATGAGGGTGGTCTTCAGATCGTGGATGTGAGCAATCCATCGCGTCCGCAGTTTACGGGAAGCTATGGTACACAAGGCAGCGCCGATGGTGTCTTTGTCGAGAACAACTATGCCTATGTAGCAGCCGGATATGCTCTGCTGATCATCAATGTGACAAATCCTCAGAATCCGGTTCTTGCCGGAAGCTGCGAGATGCCGGGATCCGCATGGGATGTTCTTGTATCGGGGAATTACGCCTACGTGGCGGACCATGATGGGGGACTTCGGGTGATCAACATCACGAATCCGGTCGCGCCGTTCGAGGTCGGCTTCTATGACACGCCGGGCTTGGCCGTGGGCGTAGCGGCGGCGGGGAATTACGCGTACGTGGCGGACGGGTCTTCGCTCATGATTCTGAGTTTCAATCCGCAAAACGCTGACGAACCTGCGAGCGTGCTGCCCCGCGCATTTCACCTAGCCCAGAACTATCCCAATCCCTTCAACGCAACCACCACGCTGACCTACACGCTCGACAAGACCGGCCCGGCGGAGCTTTCGATCTTCAACTCACTCGGTCAACGCGCAGTGGTGCTCTTCAGCGGAGTGCAGGAGCTCGGCGAGCATCGAATGGCGTGGGATGCATCGGACTTCCCGTCCGGCATCTACTTCGCCCGACTCTCTGCCGGAGGAAATTCGCGAACGGTCAAGATGGTTTTGTCGAAATAG
- a CDS encoding permease, translating to MLELLKLFLLENLWLIGQMAPYLLLGFAFAGLLHAFVPRRAVTRHLGRESAGSAWRASLIGVPMPLCSCGVVPTAIGLRKRGASRAATVSFLISTPQTGFDSILATYGFFGWVFAIFRPIAAFVSGVAGGVATLLLKKNAAEDEHWLKYHVAAEDELAKETKTQPPAKKLWRGMRFAFIELLGDIALWLVVGVAVAAVISMVVPDDFLATRIPQGIAQMIVMMIFGIPLY from the coding sequence ATGCTTGAACTCCTCAAACTGTTTCTTCTTGAGAACCTCTGGCTGATCGGCCAGATGGCTCCCTACCTTCTCTTGGGCTTCGCCTTTGCGGGGCTGCTGCATGCGTTCGTGCCGCGGCGGGCAGTGACCCGTCATCTGGGGCGGGAGTCGGCGGGCAGCGCGTGGCGGGCATCGCTGATCGGCGTGCCCATGCCGCTGTGTTCATGTGGAGTCGTTCCCACCGCTATCGGCCTGCGCAAGCGGGGAGCGAGTCGCGCGGCCACGGTCTCGTTCCTGATTTCCACGCCGCAAACCGGATTCGATTCCATTCTGGCAACTTATGGATTTTTCGGCTGGGTGTTCGCGATCTTCCGGCCGATTGCCGCATTCGTGAGCGGAGTGGCCGGCGGTGTGGCTACGCTGCTGCTCAAGAAGAACGCCGCCGAGGACGAACACTGGCTCAAGTATCACGTGGCGGCGGAAGATGAACTGGCGAAGGAGACAAAAACGCAGCCGCCCGCGAAGAAACTGTGGCGGGGAATGCGCTTCGCGTTTATCGAACTGCTCGGCGATATCGCGCTGTGGCTGGTGGTGGGAGTGGCCGTCGCGGCCGTCATCAGCATGGTGGTTCCCGATGACTTTCTGGCTACGCGGATTCCCCAAGGGATCGCGCAGATGATCGTGATGATGATCTTCGGGATTCCGCTCTACG
- the pyrF gene encoding orotidine-5'-phosphate decarboxylase, with product MKNAQTQPFAERLRTAIKRAGSPLCVGLDPDPQRIPSHLGEGIAACRSFVKRIIESTHDLVAAFKANTAFFEAYGPDGVALLEEMKGCIGENALLIVDAKRGDVAHTNEAYARVFFGRMRADAVTVQPYLGGEPLEPFLRDPARGAFVLCATSNPGAAEVQNLATERGPLYLEIARHVRTWSEHANIGLVLATTQPEAIKSVLEVAPELPLLLPGGGAQGGRTREVLALLKRKQALGLFTFSRSVIYASSGKDFAEAARRECERLKAELV from the coding sequence GTGAAAAACGCCCAAACCCAGCCATTTGCCGAGCGCCTGCGTACCGCCATCAAGCGCGCGGGCAGCCCACTCTGTGTAGGACTCGATCCCGACCCCCAAAGGATTCCCTCCCACCTCGGAGAGGGCATCGCCGCCTGCCGGAGCTTTGTCAAGAGGATCATCGAATCCACCCACGATCTCGTTGCAGCCTTTAAGGCAAATACAGCATTTTTCGAGGCTTATGGGCCGGATGGTGTTGCCCTCTTAGAGGAGATGAAGGGCTGTATCGGCGAGAATGCGCTTCTTATCGTGGATGCCAAGCGGGGGGACGTGGCCCACACAAATGAGGCTTACGCGCGGGTTTTTTTCGGGAGAATGCGGGCCGATGCCGTGACCGTCCAGCCCTATCTGGGCGGCGAACCGCTCGAGCCGTTTCTGCGCGATCCGGCGCGAGGCGCGTTTGTGCTGTGCGCAACCTCCAATCCGGGGGCGGCGGAGGTGCAGAATCTTGCCACCGAGCGCGGGCCGCTCTACCTTGAAATTGCCCGCCATGTGCGAACCTGGAGCGAGCATGCCAATATCGGCCTCGTCCTCGCAACGACCCAACCCGAGGCCATCAAGTCCGTACTTGAAGTCGCCCCTGAACTGCCGCTGCTTCTTCCCGGCGGCGGCGCGCAGGGCGGCAGGACCCGCGAAGTTCTCGCTCTTTTAAAACGCAAACAGGCTCTCGGCTTGTTCACCTTCTCGCGCAGCGTGATCTATGCGTCTTCGGGAAAAGACTTCGCCGAAGCCGCACGGCGGGAATGCGAGAGATTGAAAGCGGAACTCGTGTAG